CCGAAAATGAGTCGCGACGAATCTGGTTTCGGGGCGAGGTTTTTGGCGACACCAGGGTGGCCTTTAACCATCGCAAATTTTCAGCGAACTCGGACTTGCTCTCACTCATTGCTGCAGCCGCGGCGCCGACCGCTTTCAGCGCGATCCACCCGAGCAACGCAACGATCAAAAAGAAGACGACTCCGACAATCAACAACGATTGGCCTGCTGTAAGTTCAGTGAACTCAGAGAGCAGGAAACCGCCGCCGACCATCAGCACGGTCAACGCGGACCCGGCCAACGCGATCGCAACCGCGCCACAGGCGACGGCTTGCGAAAGCTTGCGCTTGGCCGCTTGGCTGTCGACCGACAACAACTGCATCTGCAGCTCGAATAGGTCGAGGACGTCTTCGGTCACCCGCTGGAAACTGGATTGGTGATCTCGTGATTGTTCGGTCATTTGATTTACCAATTCTTTCGTTTGACGAGCCAACCGATCACCACGCCGACCGTCAGAGCGGCGGCAACCGCGACAGCGGGCTGGGCTTCGATTGCGCTTTGGATCCGTCGAGGAATTCGACTTTCTTCTTCCTCGATCGCCTGCATGTGTTCTCGCTGAAGACCACGAGGCTCGCTACGACGTCGATGTTCAAGGGGGGCGATCATGATAGAGGTTGACTCCTGTCTTTAAGGATCGAGTCCATGGGGTATTTTGACGAAATGGCCTTGCTGAAGTGATTCGCAGCCACCGTCGTCGCTTGTCGAAGCAACAACGTCGCCACGGCACCTGCGATACCGCCCAACATGCCTCGCTTGGCTGGCGTGCTCGGCTGGGCAGCGGCTTCGTGGTGCACCACCACGGTATCTCGCTGTTTGTGCTTGGCGGGCACCAACCAATAACCGAACACCATCGCGGCAGCCAGGATCGGCAGCGGACGGCGTGACATGTGGTACCGCCAATCCGACAACTGCTTGACTCGCTGCCGCGCGTCATCGACGTCATAGGGAAGGTCGGTGCGAATCTCTCGCATCCGCGTGCGAATCGCCTCGGATTGTTTTTCAGTTGCAAGCGTCGTGGCCATGTCTATTTCTTCCGTCCCAAGAACAGGAACGCACCCGCTGCAAGTCCCAGACCGAAGGCGATGGCCAACGTTTCGCCCGGTCGTGTGCGAGCCCGCTCGACCACGCGTGCTGAATAGTCGCTCGATTGCGATGCCAACCGCTGTGCCTGATCGCGAGCAAACTGACTTGCCTCCGCCGCCATCTTTTGAGCAGCATCGCTGTATTGCTGAACCGTTTCGGTCGCTTGATCCCGCATCCCGCTATTGAACAAGCTGTCGAGAAACCGTTCGATCTCGCTGCGAGTCGCACCGGTCTTTTGCTGCACCACTCCCACCAATCGATCCGCCGAACCTTCGGCGCGACGCAAATCGTCTTCGGTGAGCTGCGCCCAATGCTCTTTCAGACGCCCCTTCACTTCGTTCCAGTGACCTCTTAGTTGCTCTCGATTTGGCATGAGTCTCTCCCTCGATTGTCTACACACAAGTTTGTTTTGTTTTCTGCGGCGCGGTCGTGCCGCTATCGGGCAATCCTTCGCGCCACTTGATCGGAAGCCGTTCGGCTTGCTGTCGCATGACACAGGGTCGCATGGGGGTGGGTCGCGGTACAAAGCAAGCGCCCGCCCAAACCACAGTGAGGGGATTTTTAAAGCACATCACGTGCCAAACAGCGAACACAAGAGATCCAACGGGGGTGTTGTCCTCGGCATGCTCCACATTAGGAGCGGGATGGCTGCGAGCTGAATGCCATCGACATTGGCCCTGACCGGGTGTTTTTTATCGCAGTGCGGAGCGGGGCCCGCCCGGTAGATTGCGAACGTTTTGCCCACAGCAGCCGGACGAGCCCCGCGCCGCACCGCGTCCCAAATCGATGACCCTGGGCGTGCGTGGGCGACAGCGACCGCTAGCCGGTCAACCTGGTCGATCACCGCTCGGCAGCTCAGGCGGCGGCGATGAGCGTTGCAGGATTGCGGGACGCCAACCCCATCGTCCGCCGATCCGCAGATTTGCATTCAGCAGATGACGTCATTGCCAAACAAACAGTGAACCCCCACCCTTTTGCAGGCTGGCCCCTCCGCTCGTTACTAATGCCTAGCAGGACCAGTTCGCTTTCGAGCTTTCCTGTATCTGGGCCTTTTTTTTACTGGGGCCTATTGTCTTCAGCCCCTTGTTGATCAGAACTGCTCTTGCTGGGGTTGATCCGAAGCCGACTCGACCGAACGGCGGTCAACAAGCCCATTTCGATCCTCTGCATCTTTAAAGACCAAGGTGCGATAAGGGAACGGAATTTCGATTTTTGCATCATCGAGTTCACGTTTGATCGCGGCGATGACCTCGTCTCGACTTCGCCGAATCTCCAACGGTTTGGATCCGGTCCACCATGCGACTTCAAAGTTCACACTCGAGCTGGCAAATTCCTGGGCAAAGATTTCGACGGTACGCACCCCCTGGACCGATTCACACCCTTGCACCGCCTTGCGAATCACTTCGCGGGACTGATCCACGTTCTCGTCATAGGCCACACCACAAATGATACGAACGCGTCGCTGCGGTTGGTTCGTCAACACGTCCACCGTGCTTTTGAACAGATTCGCATTGGGAACGACCGCCAATTCACCGTCCAGCCGACGAATCAACGTGTTGCGAATGGTGATCTTCTCGACTCGACCGGTGACGTCTTCGCAAGTAATAAAGTCACCACGATCAAACGGGTAACGCCACAGGATCAAGATGCCAGCGAAGAAGTTTTCAAAAATGTCTTTAAACGCAAATCCGACCGCCACCGATCCTAACCCAAGTACCGTTAACGCCTTGGAGGGCGTCATCCCTGGAAACGCGACCACGGTAGCCGTCAAGATGCCGACAATCCATACCGCGATCGAGACCAATTGGTAAACCAGATCCTTCAAACTGGTCCGCAGTTTTCGGTTGTCGAGGATACGAACGATCGACCAACCCACGAATTTCGCCAGCAGCGACGTCGCGACCAACACGATTGCAGCGGCAATCAACAACGGCGATCGCACCAACAGATCACGCCACAATTCATTCAAACTTTCCGTGATGACCTGCTTGCTCGATGTGAACTCGACCGCACTATCGACTTCCATTTTGTTGATCACGGCGATCACGTCCTGAGTTCGCCTTGCCGTACTGCCCGCCCACTCGCGATGTTCTTCGGTGTCCGCCACGCCCGCAATGGTGACAATGCCGTTATCGGACTGAATGTCCAAATCACGATACCATCCGGATGATTCAAAAATCCGACTCAGCCGCGATGCAATCGCCGAATCTTCGACGACATTTTCCACTTCGATCGTTGGCGGTGGTTCGCTTGTGTCTTTGGTGTCCGAGGACGGTGCATCTTGAGCGAACGCCCCCGACGCACAAAGAACTGACATCCCCAGCACGAGGATGTAATCGCGAAATCGATGGCGGCAGAGGTAACCGTGGTGCATTTTGAGTAGGACTAAAATCGAGCGATTAAGACAATGTGAATAAAAGAACGAGTGAAATCGCAGCCAGCATTCGCAGCCAACATTGATCGCGATGCCCCAGCGACCGCCCCCGTTTGAATCGATTTCATGCATTCGGCATGCCGTTTTGTCCTGCCGACGTCTCCCAGGCTCCCAGGCTCCCAGGCTCCCACAAAGAAATATCGGTTAAGTCAAAAACCAATATGGTTGGCTGCCACTTTTTTATTGCAATGACCTGCTGACCATTTTCATTTGCCACGATCGACGTGCTTGAGCGTCTCGTCATTACGACCGATTCAGGAACTCTGGCATGCTCTTTGCTTCACTTTGCCTGCAAGGTCGAGTTCCCATGAACTCGACCATTGATTCCCCATTTCATGACTCGAAAGTCAGCCACAATGCGACTGACTTTCACTACAAGGATTTGTTGTTACGATGACCACGCCGAATGTTCAAACCGTGCACGGTGTATCGCACCCTACTCGCGATGAAGCACTTAAAAACGGCCCGGACGATGCCGCCGAACCGCCTCATGAGACCTCAACCCAACGGTATCGCGAAGAAACCGCGGAACGATTGATTGAGCACAATGAGGCGGCGCGAGAAACCAATGGCGATTGATTTGACGATCGCGATCGCGGTCATGACGGTAATAGCGTTAGGCTGCGGATTGTTTGCCGCTTTCTATGCCTACTCGAGCAAAGGGCAGCGAACCATCCTCTGTCTAACGCTGGCCGTGTTTGCGATGGTTTATTTTCTACTGTATGGATCCGGCCAACTTTTCTGGGCCAAACTGGTACCGTCGTCAGCCGCGATTGTCTACACCAACTTTGCCGCGATCTTTGCTGCGTTGGCAGCGGGATGGGCGTGGCGGCTTCCCAACACGCCTCGCTGGCGTCGCGGATCCCTTGCCACGTTATTGTCGCTCAGCGCTTTGGCGGCGATCTATTGGCCTCTTCTTTCGATTGCGGTGCGTCCACCACCCGAAGGCGGCAATGACTGGGCAAACGGCGTCGCCATGCAAACGTCCTGGGCGACGTGCAGCCCGGCGGCTGCCGCAACGCTGTTTCGCGCCGAAGGAATCGATGTGACGGAATCACAAATGATTCCGCTGTGTTTGACCGATTCCAGTGGCACTCCGACGCTTGGACTGTATCGCGGTGTGAAGCTGATTGCACAACAGCACGACCGAACTGTCGAAGTGCTTGATGAAACTCAGGCGGAACTGCTTG
The nucleotide sequence above comes from Novipirellula caenicola. Encoded proteins:
- a CDS encoding mechanosensitive ion channel family protein, producing MSVLCASGAFAQDAPSSDTKDTSEPPPTIEVENVVEDSAIASRLSRIFESSGWYRDLDIQSDNGIVTIAGVADTEEHREWAGSTARRTQDVIAVINKMEVDSAVEFTSSKQVITESLNELWRDLLVRSPLLIAAAIVLVATSLLAKFVGWSIVRILDNRKLRTSLKDLVYQLVSIAVWIVGILTATVVAFPGMTPSKALTVLGLGSVAVGFAFKDIFENFFAGILILWRYPFDRGDFITCEDVTGRVEKITIRNTLIRRLDGELAVVPNANLFKSTVDVLTNQPQRRVRIICGVAYDENVDQSREVIRKAVQGCESVQGVRTVEIFAQEFASSSVNFEVAWWTGSKPLEIRRSRDEVIAAIKRELDDAKIEIPFPYRTLVFKDAEDRNGLVDRRSVESASDQPQQEQF
- a CDS encoding CsbD family protein: MPNREQLRGHWNEVKGRLKEHWAQLTEDDLRRAEGSADRLVGVVQQKTGATRSEIERFLDSLFNSGMRDQATETVQQYSDAAQKMAAEASQFARDQAQRLASQSSDYSARVVERARTRPGETLAIAFGLGLAAGAFLFLGRKK
- a CDS encoding peptidase C39, coding for MAIDLTIAIAVMTVIALGCGLFAAFYAYSSKGQRTILCLTLAVFAMVYFLLYGSGQLFWAKLVPSSAAIVYTNFAAIFAALAAGWAWRLPNTPRWRRGSLATLLSLSALAAIYWPLLSIAVRPPPEGGNDWANGVAMQTSWATCSPAAAATLFRAEGIDVTESQMIPLCLTDSSGTPTLGLYRGVKLIAQQHDRTVEVLDETQAELLEKDDWPVLLAVELPFGVEDRRYADQWGWIPGLGHSVVAFGKRPDGSILIGDPSVGLELWSEHDLQVLWHGSGMRVK
- a CDS encoding phage holin family protein, which codes for MTEQSRDHQSSFQRVTEDVLDLFELQMQLLSVDSQAAKRKLSQAVACGAVAIALAGSALTVLMVGGGFLLSEFTELTAGQSLLIVGVVFFLIVALLGWIALKAVGAAAAAMSESKSEFAENLRWLKATLVSPKTSPRNQIRRDSFSDEDSDLRRQSAWSGSTHDSGQRPPVYPR